The Prosthecobacter sp. genome window below encodes:
- a CDS encoding BlaI/MecI/CopY family transcriptional regulator, whose translation MARRPETPPSPKISDAEWTVMKVLWERGTSTLAEVVKDLEGRLAWKPRTVQSLIRRLTDKGALAVEAVGREFRYSPAVAQDQCQHEESVSFLDRVFNGRLTPFVAGMMEREEVSKDDLTALRQMLAEAEKKLKK comes from the coding sequence ATGGCACGCCGTCCCGAAACACCACCCTCCCCCAAAATCTCCGACGCCGAATGGACGGTGATGAAGGTGCTTTGGGAGCGCGGCACGAGCACTCTGGCCGAAGTGGTAAAGGATCTCGAAGGCCGTCTGGCTTGGAAGCCGCGCACAGTGCAGTCGCTCATTCGCCGCCTTACCGACAAAGGCGCCCTGGCGGTCGAGGCTGTGGGCCGCGAGTTCCGCTACTCGCCCGCCGTGGCCCAGGATCAGTGTCAGCATGAGGAGAGCGTCAGTTTCCTCGATCGCGTCTTCAACGGCCGCCTCACGCCATTCGTAGCGGGGATGATGGAGCGGGAAGAAGTGTCGAAAGATGACCTCACCGCCCTTCGTCAGATGCTCGCCGAAGCCGAGAAGAAGCTCAAAAAGTAG
- a CDS encoding ATP-binding cassette domain-containing protein — translation MSAATPDLLLQIDGLHKRFDDNVVLAGASLEVPRGSLVTVLGRSGTGKSVLLKCLADVIRPDEGVIRFDGKPLGVDDAAARADFRRRCSFLFQSNALFDSLSALENVSLPLEQTTDLSDKEIRERSLEALKQLELDAHQDRYPSQLSGGMQKRLALARAIVTRPELVLFDEPTAGLDPLRRNAVFAMIAKYQRQFRFTALVVTHDLTEALIASDRVALLDKGRMCFEGTPAEFSASTEPVVCDFRDSAAALGSSLAAIRRGEAIHSEDS, via the coding sequence ATGAGCGCCGCCACACCTGACCTGCTGCTGCAAATTGATGGCCTGCACAAACGCTTCGACGACAACGTCGTGCTCGCTGGTGCGAGCCTCGAAGTGCCGCGTGGGAGCCTGGTCACCGTGCTGGGCCGCAGTGGCACGGGGAAATCCGTGCTGCTGAAGTGTCTGGCCGATGTGATTCGCCCGGATGAGGGAGTCATCCGTTTCGATGGCAAGCCTCTTGGGGTGGACGATGCCGCCGCTCGTGCCGACTTTCGCCGTCGCTGCAGTTTTTTGTTTCAAAGCAACGCGTTGTTCGACTCGCTGAGCGCGTTGGAAAATGTGTCGCTGCCGCTGGAGCAGACCACCGACCTGTCTGACAAGGAGATCCGTGAGCGCAGCCTGGAAGCGCTGAAACAGCTTGAGCTTGATGCGCATCAGGACCGATATCCCAGCCAGCTTTCCGGTGGCATGCAGAAACGTCTGGCCCTGGCTCGTGCGATCGTGACGCGGCCTGAACTGGTGCTTTTCGACGAGCCGACGGCAGGACTGGATCCTCTGCGGCGTAATGCGGTCTTTGCCATGATCGCCAAATATCAGCGTCAATTCCGTTTCACGGCGCTCGTGGTCACGCATGATCTGACGGAGGCGCTGATCGCCAGCGACCGTGTGGCGCTGCTTGACAAGGGGCGGATGTGCTTTGAAGGCACTCCTGCTGAATTTTCCGCCTCCACCGAGCCGGTGGTGTGCGACTTTCGCGACAGCGCGGCGGCACTTGGCAGTTCTCTTGCTGCCATTCGTCGCGGCGAGGCCATTCATTCCGAAGACTCATGA
- a CDS encoding ABC transporter permease — MLRIVGSYSLSIVHELGDFALFTGRAFRSAVGSRRLGKRIVRAGFEQGVRCLPVILIVGMFTGLVLGLQGYYVLNRFGSESLLGTLVSLSLVRELGPVLAALMLVGQAGSALAAELGIQRNTEQIAALETMGVSSHAYLVTPRLIAALLVYPMQTALFITVGLWGGSLSGSLLLGLEPGVYWSSVERAIESQDVRECFTKAATFGLLTIGLCAYHGFNAHRCRSATGARAVSASTTRAVVQSSIIVLAADYVITSFLV; from the coding sequence ATGTTGCGCATCGTTGGCAGTTACTCACTCTCCATTGTCCATGAACTGGGCGATTTTGCCCTTTTCACGGGACGAGCTTTTCGTTCTGCCGTGGGATCCAGACGTCTAGGCAAACGGATCGTCCGCGCGGGTTTTGAGCAAGGTGTGCGCTGTTTGCCGGTGATTCTGATTGTCGGCATGTTCACCGGCTTGGTGCTTGGCTTGCAGGGTTATTATGTGCTGAATCGCTTTGGATCAGAGAGCTTGCTCGGAACGCTGGTTTCGCTGAGTCTGGTGCGCGAATTGGGGCCGGTGCTGGCGGCATTGATGCTGGTGGGGCAGGCGGGGTCCGCGCTGGCCGCCGAACTGGGCATCCAACGCAACACGGAACAGATCGCGGCGCTGGAGACGATGGGCGTGAGCAGTCATGCGTATTTGGTGACACCACGATTGATCGCAGCGCTGCTGGTGTATCCGATGCAAACAGCGCTGTTCATCACCGTGGGGTTGTGGGGCGGCAGTCTTTCAGGTTCGCTGCTGCTGGGGTTGGAGCCGGGCGTTTACTGGTCTTCGGTGGAGCGTGCGATTGAATCTCAGGATGTGCGGGAATGCTTCACCAAGGCTGCCACCTTTGGTCTGCTGACGATCGGACTGTGCGCCTACCACGGCTTCAACGCGCACCGTTGCCGCTCGGCCACGGGAGCGCGAGCAGTCAGCGCGTCCACCACGCGTGCGGTGGTGCAGTCGAGCATCATTGTTCTGGCAGCCGATTACGTCATCACCTCCTTTCTGGTCTGA
- a CDS encoding DUF1549 and DUF1553 domain-containing protein produces the protein MRTQSKWQQNGGSRMVETEKFYCPHSTAILLIFCLLGLFPAQAAEKYENPTPWSYQRIFRHPIPSTKDAAWPKDDLDRFILARLEKENLRPIGDAPRAILIRRASFDLRGLPPSQTEIDAFLRDPSPDDAAFAKVVDAFLQSERFGERWARHWLDVVRYADSIGRVWNAPFLYAARYRDWVIDSLNADKPYNRFVAEQIAGDLIPAKTVLQRRDQIVGTGMLALGSMNVQEGNYEQFVLDQVDDQIDVVSRAFLGLTLACARCHDHKTEPVSQKDYYALAGIFYSSRTLSGTPNRNDGVSGGYVSPQALVDLPTALDEPVGPPTKLPAGIHSMDDLRELGNPKGTIRYDHDPHFCMGVIDGEIKDCELAVGGDPYERESAPDRGKMKMPALPPMPVIPPKSSGRMELAQWMTQPTHPLTSRVMVNRLWQHLFGEGLVRTPDDFGHTGADPTHPELLDHLAIRFVENGWSVKKMIRVMMLSRAYRLATTGNPEHPDAGNKLRWRMNPKRLELEPLRDTLLQLAGKLTFDRPEGIQVAGSGGKGRHGITRGLLSVEDPYRTIFLPVVRDNIPELFSTFDFPGPTQIKGQRDVTTVAPQALFFMNNPLVEELAAEIADRAGKDLKTAYKLVLGREPSLEEIADARDLDLQTLVQALLGTAEFRYVF, from the coding sequence ATGAGAACCCAATCCAAATGGCAGCAGAATGGTGGCAGCAGAATGGTTGAAACTGAAAAATTCTACTGCCCTCATTCTACTGCCATCCTTCTGATTTTTTGTCTCCTTGGCCTCTTTCCAGCCCAAGCCGCCGAGAAATACGAAAACCCCACGCCCTGGTCCTACCAGCGCATCTTCCGTCATCCTATTCCCTCCACGAAAGACGCTGCGTGGCCCAAAGACGACCTCGACCGTTTCATCCTGGCGCGACTTGAAAAAGAAAACCTCCGCCCCATCGGCGATGCACCACGCGCCATCCTCATCCGTCGAGCGTCCTTCGATCTGCGCGGCCTGCCGCCTTCCCAAACCGAGATCGACGCCTTCCTGCGCGATCCTTCTCCTGATGACGCCGCCTTTGCCAAAGTCGTGGACGCTTTTCTCCAATCCGAGCGCTTCGGCGAGCGCTGGGCGCGGCATTGGCTCGATGTCGTTCGTTACGCTGACAGCATCGGCCGCGTTTGGAACGCACCGTTTCTGTATGCCGCTCGCTATCGCGACTGGGTCATTGATTCGCTCAACGCCGACAAACCCTACAACCGCTTCGTCGCCGAGCAGATCGCCGGAGATCTGATTCCTGCGAAGACCGTGCTCCAGCGCCGCGATCAGATCGTCGGCACCGGCATGTTGGCGCTCGGCAGCATGAACGTGCAGGAGGGCAACTACGAGCAGTTCGTGCTCGATCAGGTCGATGACCAGATCGACGTCGTCTCCCGCGCCTTCCTCGGCCTCACGCTGGCCTGCGCGCGCTGTCACGATCACAAAACCGAGCCCGTGAGCCAGAAGGACTACTATGCGCTGGCGGGCATCTTTTACAGCAGCCGCACCCTCAGCGGCACGCCGAACCGCAACGATGGAGTCAGCGGTGGTTATGTGAGCCCGCAAGCGCTGGTCGATCTCCCCACTGCGCTTGATGAACCCGTCGGCCCGCCCACGAAACTGCCTGCGGGCATTCACTCGATGGATGACCTCCGCGAACTCGGCAATCCCAAAGGAACCATCCGCTACGACCACGATCCGCACTTCTGCATGGGCGTCATTGATGGCGAGATCAAGGACTGCGAACTCGCCGTCGGCGGTGATCCCTATGAGCGCGAATCCGCGCCGGATCGTGGCAAAATGAAAATGCCCGCGCTGCCGCCGATGCCGGTCATTCCACCCAAATCATCGGGCCGCATGGAGCTCGCGCAATGGATGACGCAGCCCACGCATCCGCTCACCTCCCGCGTCATGGTGAACCGCCTCTGGCAGCATCTTTTCGGCGAAGGCCTCGTGCGCACGCCCGATGACTTCGGCCACACCGGCGCTGATCCCACGCATCCCGAGCTGCTCGATCATTTGGCGATTCGTTTTGTCGAAAACGGCTGGAGCGTGAAGAAAATGATCCGCGTGATGATGCTGAGCCGCGCCTACCGACTCGCCACCACCGGCAACCCCGAACATCCCGACGCCGGCAACAAACTCCGCTGGCGCATGAACCCGAAGCGCCTCGAACTCGAACCGCTGCGCGACACCTTGCTGCAACTCGCCGGCAAACTCACCTTCGACCGCCCCGAAGGCATCCAAGTCGCCGGCTCGGGTGGCAAAGGCCGCCACGGCATCACGCGCGGCCTGCTGAGCGTCGAAGATCCGTATCGCACCATCTTCCTCCCCGTCGTCCGCGACAACATCCCCGAACTCTTCAGCACCTTCGACTTCCCCGGCCCCACGCAAATCAAAGGCCAGCGCGATGTCACCACCGTCGCTCCACAGGCTCTCTTTTTCATGAACAACCCGCTCGTCGAGGAACTCGCCGCCGAGATCGCCGACAGAGCCGGGAAAGACCTCAAAACGGCCTACAAGCTCGTTCTGGGCCGCGAACCAAGTCTCGAAGAAATCGCCGATGCGAGG
- a CDS encoding sugar phosphate isomerase/epimerase family protein yields MRRLCVHTITTKPLSIEECLVQFPKRGVTGITIWRQALEGRDLSTVKRQTSEAGLEVVSLCRGGFFPATSAAARQTAIDDNLKAIEQAHAIGAPLIVLVCGAVPVQSLLESRKQITDGIAAVLPAAEKAGVKLAIEPLHPMYADDRSAVNTMRQAHEICDALGSPKSLGIAVDVYHVWWDPELKAQIDLAGKTGRLHAFHICDWKTPTTDLLNDRGLMGEGCINIREISDWVDATGFTGHREVEIFSNKWWSVDQNDFLDQIATSYSQLYS; encoded by the coding sequence ATGCGCCGACTTTGCGTCCACACCATCACCACCAAGCCCCTGAGCATCGAGGAATGCCTCGTGCAGTTTCCCAAGCGCGGCGTGACCGGCATCACGATCTGGCGGCAAGCGCTCGAAGGCCGTGATTTGAGCACGGTGAAGCGCCAGACGAGCGAAGCGGGCCTCGAAGTCGTCAGTTTGTGCCGTGGCGGCTTTTTTCCGGCCACATCGGCTGCTGCGAGGCAAACCGCCATCGACGACAATCTGAAAGCCATCGAGCAGGCACACGCGATTGGCGCTCCGCTGATCGTGTTGGTCTGTGGGGCCGTTCCAGTCCAGTCTCTTCTCGAATCTCGGAAACAGATCACGGATGGCATCGCTGCGGTGCTGCCTGCGGCGGAGAAAGCGGGTGTGAAACTCGCCATCGAGCCGCTGCATCCGATGTATGCGGATGATCGCAGCGCGGTGAACACGATGCGGCAGGCACATGAGATTTGTGATGCACTCGGTTCGCCGAAATCCCTCGGCATTGCCGTGGATGTGTATCACGTCTGGTGGGATCCCGAATTGAAGGCGCAAATCGATCTTGCCGGCAAAACGGGCCGCTTGCATGCCTTTCACATCTGCGATTGGAAGACACCGACCACTGATCTCCTTAATGATCGCGGTTTGATGGGCGAAGGCTGCATCAACATCCGCGAAATCAGCGACTGGGTGGACGCCACCGGCTTCACCGGCCATCGCGAAGTCGAAATCTTCTCCAACAAATGGTGGAGCGTCGATCAAAACGACTTCCTCGACCAAATCGCCACCAGTTACTCGCAGCTCTACTCTTGA
- the murA gene encoding UDP-N-acetylglucosamine 1-carboxyvinyltransferase, with translation MEKLIVHGGAPLKGRINISGSKNSSLPILAATLLTKDTCTIRRVPDLSDTNYMLQILGELGAEVERASGVVVVKAEKIKSVAPYDLVRKMRASICVLGPLTGRLKKCTVSLPGGCVIGDRPVDLHLKGLEALGAQITVEGGDIFVNAKKGFKGGPMNLMGKHGSTVLGTDNVMMAAVLAKGTTIIEGAAAEPEVEDLANFLIKMGAKIQGAGTNRIVIEGVKELHGAEHIVIPDRIEAGTFLVAGAMLGDGVTLKRVMPEHMKSVTDAMIKCGFPLEITKDSITVRPNPNAKGFDLTTLCYPGFPTDMQAQFCALACVINDTSTITETIFPQRFMHVAEMNRMGTKIEIQGATARIRGGEKMKGAPVMASDLRASAALVLAGLVAEGKTEINRLYHIDRGYEHLDDKLAALGAQLERVQG, from the coding sequence ATGGAAAAACTCATCGTTCACGGCGGCGCTCCGCTGAAAGGTCGCATCAACATCAGCGGATCGAAGAACTCGTCGCTGCCCATCCTCGCTGCCACGCTGCTCACGAAGGACACCTGCACCATTCGACGTGTGCCTGACCTCTCGGACACGAATTACATGCTGCAAATTCTTGGCGAACTCGGTGCCGAGGTCGAACGTGCTAGCGGTGTCGTCGTCGTCAAAGCAGAGAAGATCAAATCCGTCGCGCCTTACGACCTCGTGCGCAAAATGCGCGCTTCCATCTGCGTGCTCGGACCGCTCACAGGCCGTTTGAAAAAATGTACCGTCTCCTTGCCCGGTGGCTGCGTCATCGGCGACCGTCCGGTTGATTTGCATCTCAAGGGCCTCGAAGCGCTCGGCGCACAGATCACCGTGGAAGGCGGCGACATCTTTGTGAACGCCAAAAAAGGCTTCAAAGGCGGCCCGATGAACCTCATGGGCAAACATGGCTCCACCGTGCTCGGCACCGACAACGTCATGATGGCCGCCGTGCTCGCCAAAGGCACCACCATCATCGAAGGCGCTGCCGCCGAGCCGGAAGTCGAAGACCTTGCCAATTTCCTCATCAAAATGGGTGCGAAGATTCAAGGCGCGGGCACCAACCGCATCGTCATCGAAGGCGTGAAGGAACTCCACGGCGCGGAGCACATCGTCATCCCGGATCGCATCGAGGCCGGAACCTTCCTCGTGGCCGGGGCGATGCTTGGTGACGGCGTCACTTTGAAGCGTGTCATGCCGGAGCACATGAAATCCGTCACCGATGCGATGATCAAATGCGGCTTCCCGTTGGAGATCACGAAGGACAGCATCACCGTGCGCCCGAACCCGAACGCCAAGGGCTTCGACCTCACCACGCTCTGCTATCCCGGCTTCCCCACCGACATGCAGGCGCAGTTCTGCGCTCTCGCCTGCGTCATCAATGACACCAGCACGATCACCGAGACCATCTTCCCGCAGCGCTTCATGCATGTGGCTGAAATGAACCGCATGGGCACCAAGATCGAGATTCAAGGCGCAACCGCGCGCATTCGTGGCGGTGAGAAGATGAAAGGCGCACCCGTCATGGCTTCCGATCTGCGTGCTTCTGCGGCGCTCGTGCTCGCCGGTCTCGTTGCCGAGGGTAAAACCGAGATCAATCGTCTCTACCACATTGATCGTGGCTACGAGCACCTGGATGACAAACTGGCGGCGCTCGGTGCGCAGTTGGAACGCGTGCAAGGTTAA
- a CDS encoding Gfo/Idh/MocA family oxidoreductase: METKRIGIIMNGVTGRMGTNQHLIRSIKAIRDQGGLRVNDDLTLMPDPILTGRNHDKLQALAQRTGVSRFTTDVDAALANKDDTIFFDASGTLQRAGFIEKAVAAGKAIYCEKPTAVETSEALRLAKLCEDAGVKNGCVQDKLWLPGIRKFRTLRDQGFFGRILSVRGEFGYWVFTGEDGDQPAQRPSWNYRKEDGGGIIVDMLCHWRYVIDNLFGKVKAVSCLGATHLPKRLDERGKPYACTSDDACYATFECEGDVICQFNSSWTVRVRRDDLLTMQVDGTHGSAIVGLRKCWVQSIGTTPRPTWNPDIDQPINFFGGWQEVPDATTYDNAFKIQWEEFLKHVVLDTPFPWTLHEGAKGVQLAELGLQSWEQRKWLPVEAL; encoded by the coding sequence ATGGAAACCAAACGAATCGGCATCATCATGAACGGCGTCACCGGACGCATGGGCACCAATCAGCACCTCATCCGCTCCATCAAGGCGATCCGCGATCAAGGCGGCCTTCGCGTGAACGACGATCTCACCTTGATGCCTGATCCTATCCTCACGGGCCGCAATCATGACAAACTCCAAGCTCTTGCCCAGCGCACGGGCGTCAGTCGTTTCACGACGGATGTCGATGCCGCGCTCGCCAACAAAGACGACACCATTTTCTTTGACGCCTCCGGCACCTTGCAACGCGCAGGCTTTATCGAAAAGGCGGTGGCCGCTGGCAAAGCCATCTACTGTGAGAAACCCACCGCCGTCGAAACCAGCGAAGCGCTACGCCTTGCCAAGCTTTGCGAGGACGCGGGCGTGAAGAACGGCTGCGTGCAGGACAAGCTCTGGCTGCCCGGCATTCGCAAGTTCCGCACGCTGCGTGATCAAGGTTTCTTCGGCCGCATTCTCAGCGTGCGCGGTGAATTCGGCTACTGGGTCTTCACCGGCGAGGATGGCGACCAGCCTGCGCAGCGTCCGTCATGGAACTACCGCAAGGAAGACGGCGGTGGCATCATCGTCGATATGCTCTGCCACTGGCGCTATGTGATCGACAATCTGTTTGGCAAGGTGAAGGCCGTGAGCTGCCTCGGCGCCACACACCTGCCGAAACGCCTCGACGAGCGCGGCAAACCCTACGCCTGCACCAGCGACGACGCCTGCTACGCCACGTTTGAATGCGAAGGCGATGTCATCTGCCAGTTCAACAGCTCCTGGACCGTGCGCGTGCGTCGTGATGATCTGCTGACGATGCAGGTCGATGGCACGCACGGCAGCGCCATCGTCGGCCTGCGCAAATGCTGGGTGCAAAGCATCGGCACCACGCCACGTCCGACGTGGAATCCCGACATCGACCAGCCGATCAATTTCTTCGGCGGCTGGCAGGAAGTCCCCGACGCCACGACTTACGACAACGCCTTCAAGATCCAGTGGGAGGAGTTCCTCAAGCACGTCGTGCTCGACACGCCGTTCCCATGGACGCTGCATGAAGGGGCCAAAGGCGTGCAACTCGCCGAACTCGGCCTGCAAAGCTGGGAACAGCGCAAGTGGCTGCCGGTTGAGGCCTTGTGA
- the mlaD gene encoding outer membrane lipid asymmetry maintenance protein MlaD, which translates to MKQSKLELFVGAFVLLGIAAVAYLTVKLGSGSLIGGDTYMIEARFTNAGGLNSGCSVLVAGVPVGRVEDIRVDDTDYTAMVTMRVLVGLRLPTDTMASIKTTGLIGDKYVALAPGADETYLESGARITMTESSVDLESLIGKMAFGSVDKAKDEKEPLP; encoded by the coding sequence ATGAAACAATCCAAGCTGGAACTTTTCGTCGGTGCCTTTGTGCTCCTGGGCATTGCCGCCGTCGCCTACCTCACCGTCAAACTCGGCTCTGGATCGCTGATTGGGGGTGACACCTACATGATTGAGGCGCGCTTCACCAATGCGGGCGGCCTCAACAGCGGATGCAGCGTGCTGGTGGCCGGTGTGCCCGTCGGGCGCGTCGAAGACATCCGTGTGGATGACACGGACTACACTGCCATGGTCACGATGCGTGTACTCGTCGGTCTGCGCCTGCCGACGGACACGATGGCATCAATCAAAACCACCGGTCTCATTGGCGACAAGTATGTGGCCCTCGCTCCTGGAGCAGATGAAACTTATCTTGAATCAGGCGCACGAATCACCATGACTGAATCTTCGGTCGATCTTGAGTCATTGATTGGCAAGATGGCCTTTGGTAGTGTCGATAAAGCAAAAGACGAAAAAGAACCCCTTCCATGA
- a CDS encoding LysR family transcriptional regulator gives MELYQLGYFIEIARQRSFTRAAERLHMAQPALSQQMKNLEAELGTALFIRGRKEVQLTAAGKAFLPRAEALLTQAEAAKAIVSDVAQLRGGKLIIAAIPSVSACLLPEVIRSFSRLHDKVEVQLIEDSSERVAASVESGLADVGFLQLPASKAAFETRTIITEPFVLLVAKSHALAKPKEVLLKKLAAESFIFYKGRARDTALETCRKAGFEPRIACESGELETVRALVAVGLGLAIVPQLAAGNLPKTIQAITIREPKMQRQIAAVWQKDSVLSPAAQALLKLIP, from the coding sequence ATGGAACTCTACCAACTCGGCTACTTCATCGAGATCGCCCGGCAGCGCAGTTTTACGCGGGCGGCGGAGCGTTTACACATGGCGCAGCCGGCTTTGAGTCAGCAGATGAAGAATCTCGAAGCGGAGCTTGGAACTGCCTTGTTCATTCGTGGTCGCAAAGAAGTTCAACTCACTGCCGCCGGGAAAGCCTTCTTGCCGCGTGCGGAGGCGCTGCTCACTCAAGCCGAGGCGGCGAAGGCCATCGTTTCCGATGTGGCGCAGCTTCGCGGCGGCAAACTGATCATTGCCGCCATCCCAAGCGTGAGCGCCTGCCTGCTGCCGGAGGTCATTCGCAGTTTCAGCAGGCTGCATGACAAGGTGGAGGTGCAATTGATCGAGGACAGTTCCGAGCGCGTGGCTGCCAGCGTCGAATCCGGTCTGGCCGATGTCGGTTTTCTTCAACTCCCGGCCAGCAAAGCGGCGTTTGAGACGCGGACGATCATCACCGAACCGTTCGTGCTGCTCGTCGCGAAGTCGCATGCGCTGGCGAAGCCGAAGGAAGTGCTGTTGAAGAAACTCGCGGCGGAATCCTTCATCTTCTACAAAGGCCGTGCGCGTGACACCGCGCTGGAAACCTGCCGCAAGGCCGGGTTCGAGCCGCGCATCGCCTGTGAGAGTGGCGAACTCGAAACGGTGCGTGCGTTGGTAGCGGTAGGTCTCGGCTTAGCCATCGTGCCGCAATTGGCCGCCGGAAATCTGCCCAAGACCATTCAAGCGATCACAATTCGTGAACCGAAGATGCAGCGCCAGATCGCTGCCGTGTGGCAGAAGGACAGCGTGCTCTCGCCCGCCGCCCAAGCTTTGCTGAAACTGATTCCTTAA
- a CDS encoding M56 family metallopeptidase, whose product MSTDALLHWLLRTSLEASILILAVLGLRLMLGTRLSPAWRIGLWMLVGMKLMLPAFIPAGFGLGGWLQAEEVVQTVSSTNIIAPVHGSESVFPTDSENPQMNASESIGGFSESAGILSGNLILLAIWLTGAASVILAALLRQRLFDAVLRRRPRATSPYLRALVASLAQKAGVKMPVSILLMPGGTTPAMVGVRRPKLLLPEDWESRFDDRSLRHVVLHELLHVKQRDLLWNWAAIAVQALHWFNPLVWFVVSRFQADRELRCDAGALALLSPAERLDYGHTLLRIQETFFAPPAIAGLAPCVRNHPTLRQRILMITHPTTRQPWLHALLVLTLSVLVCYSFTTARAQEKEVPPKVREGETLKKTAASGDSETPGKKPATREGEGGMKKTGDGEREGGKPSAERDGGTKKPGARDGEGGVKKPGTGDGEGTKKPGARDGEGGVKKPGSGDGEGSRKPGMKDGEKPRTGERDGEKPRTGERDGEKPRTGSRDGEGGTKTRKGEGDSASVKSSEVITMHVAASGDTVLINGEKQPLSGIRGHLSTFLPDHPGAKVVVSGDPDTPLKSLHEIVDAVRDNGNKNVGIKTE is encoded by the coding sequence ATGAGCACCGACGCCCTCCTCCACTGGCTCCTGCGCACCTCCCTTGAGGCCAGCATCTTGATTCTCGCTGTGCTCGGCCTGCGCCTGATGCTCGGTACGCGCTTGAGTCCCGCGTGGCGCATCGGCCTTTGGATGCTCGTCGGTATGAAGCTCATGCTGCCCGCCTTCATTCCCGCAGGCTTCGGCCTCGGCGGCTGGCTTCAGGCTGAGGAGGTGGTCCAGACTGTCTCGTCCACGAATATAATCGCCCCTGTGCATGGCTCTGAATCCGTTTTTCCCACAGATTCAGAAAACCCGCAGATGAATGCTTCTGAATCAATCGGCGGGTTTTCTGAATCTGCGGGAATCCTTTCTGGAAACCTGATCCTCCTCGCGATCTGGCTCACGGGTGCTGCTTCCGTGATCCTCGCTGCCCTTCTTCGCCAGCGCCTCTTCGACGCCGTTCTGCGCCGTCGTCCTCGCGCCACATCCCCATACCTTCGCGCCCTCGTTGCCAGCCTCGCGCAGAAAGCTGGTGTCAAAATGCCTGTGAGCATCCTCCTCATGCCAGGAGGCACCACGCCAGCCATGGTCGGCGTCCGCAGGCCAAAGCTGCTGCTGCCGGAGGACTGGGAGTCGCGTTTTGATGACCGCAGCCTGCGCCATGTCGTGCTGCATGAGTTGCTGCATGTGAAGCAGCGTGATCTGCTCTGGAACTGGGCCGCCATCGCCGTGCAGGCGCTGCATTGGTTCAATCCGCTCGTGTGGTTTGTTGTGTCACGCTTCCAGGCGGACCGTGAGCTGCGTTGCGATGCCGGGGCGCTCGCGCTGCTCTCGCCCGCCGAGCGTCTGGACTACGGACACACCCTCCTCCGCATACAAGAGACCTTTTTCGCACCACCGGCCATTGCAGGGTTGGCTCCATGTGTGCGTAACCATCCCACCCTGCGTCAACGCATTCTCATGATCACGCACCCAACCACCCGCCAGCCCTGGCTCCACGCGCTGCTCGTCCTCACGCTCAGCGTCCTCGTTTGTTACTCTTTCACCACTGCCCGTGCGCAGGAAAAAGAAGTCCCGCCGAAAGTCCGCGAAGGTGAAACCCTCAAAAAAACCGCCGCGTCCGGCGACTCCGAGACTCCTGGCAAAAAGCCCGCCACCCGCGAAGGCGAAGGCGGCATGAAGAAAACCGGTGATGGCGAACGCGAGGGCGGCAAACCTTCCGCTGAACGTGACGGCGGCACCAAGAAACCCGGCGCTCGCGATGGCGAAGGCGGAGTCAAAAAGCCCGGCACCGGTGACGGCGAAGGCACCAAGAAGCCCGGTGCCCGCGATGGTGAAGGCGGAGTCAAGAAACCTGGCAGCGGCGATGGCGAAGGCTCCCGCAAACCCGGCATGAAGGACGGCGAGAAACCCAGAACCGGCGAACGCGATGGTGAGAAGCCGCGCACTGGCGAGCGTGATGGCGAAAAACCTCGCACGGGTTCACGCGACGGTGAAGGTGGCACCAAGACACGCAAAGGCGAAGGCGACTCCGCCTCCGTGAAAAGCAGTGAGGTCATCACCATGCACGTCGCCGCCAGCGGCGACACGGTCCTGATCAACGGCGAAAAGCAGCCCCTCAGCGGCATCCGCGGCCACCTCAGCACCTTCCTCCCCGACCACCCCGGTGCCAAAGTCGTCGTCTCCGGCGATCCCGACACCCCGCTCAAATCCCTCCACGAAATCGTCGATGCCGTCCGCGACAACGGGAACAAGAACGTGGGCATCAAGACGGAGTAA